CGCCGACGGCCGTGGTCAGGCCGTTGGCCTGCGTCATCTGGACCGGCACGACGAGGTCGCGCGCCTGGCCCTTGATGCTCAGCTTGCCCGCCACATCGTAGCGGCCCGGGCCGGTGGCCTTGATCGCCGTCGACTGGAAGGTCGCCTTCGGGAACCGGGCGGTGTGGAACCAGTCGGGCTTGCTCAGCTCGGCGTCGGTCTCGGCGTTGATGGCGACGCTGCCCAGGTCGATGCTGAAGCCGACCTGGCTGGTGGCCAGCGCCTTCGGATTGAACGTGCTCTGCACGCTGAAGGCCTTGAAGCGGCCATTG
This is a stretch of genomic DNA from Aquabacterium olei. It encodes these proteins:
- a CDS encoding YceI family protein, with protein sequence MTPSLRLTGALALAIATVVTLATPLPARAQAAALAAQALVPAQSEVTFVARQLGVPLNGRFKAFSVQSTFNPKALATSQVGFSIDLGSVAINAETDAELSKPDWFHTARFPKATFQSTAIKATGPGRYDVAGKLSIKGQARDLVVPVQMTQANGLTTAVGGFTLKRLDFNVGGGDWGDPSIVANEVQVKFKLTLKGVPAL